In Oscillospiraceae bacterium, the genomic window GCAGCGACAGGGTGGGCACGTCCTCCCCGCTGGTGAGGTGGAAGTGCACGATGTGGTGGGTGCACTCCAGATATTCGATGCCCGCATAGGGCAGCGCCCGCAGGCCCTCGGCGGTGTTCACCGTGACAGACGGGCCGTATTCCGGCTCGGTGGCGCGGGCCAGCAGGGCCGAAAGCTCCCGCTGGCGCACCGGCAGCAGCAGATATTGCAGCGCATCCACCTTGTAGGCGCTGTAAGCGTGGGCCGTGGTGCGGGCCACAAAGGCCAGCGGGGCCCGGCGGCCCCGGCGGCGCAGCTCCCCGGCAGCCGCCAGCCCCACCGGCGTAGCCGAGCCGGAAAGCTCCAGCAGGTACAGGTCGTACCGCACGCCCTCCCCGTCCTTCCGCAGCAGGGCGTCGGTGTCCGGCAGGTGTTCCACGATGCAGGCGTCCGCCCGCCGGGCAAAAAATTCCATGCACTGGCGTTCCAGCCCGCTGCGCAGGCCCGCGTCCGGGCTGCACACCGCAATGTGAAAGATCACAGGATCCCTCCTCTTCAAACCCGCCCTTGCATTTTGCGCGGTGCGGGGGTATAGTAATCAAAAAACAACAAAGGAGACGCCGCCATGTCAAAGCCCCTTGTCAGCATCATTCTGCCCGTGTACAACGCCCAGAACCACATCGCCCGCTGTCTGGAGAGCATCTGCGCCCAGAGCTGGCAGAACATCGAGGTCATCGTGCTGAACGATGGCTCCAAGGATCAGAGCCTGCCCGTGTGCGAAGCGTTCCGCGCAAAGGACGAGCGCATCGTGCTGGTGGACAAGGCCAACTCCGGCGTGTCCGACACCCGCAACCTGGGCCTGAAGCTGGCCAGCGGCAAGTATGTGCAGTTCGTGGACAGCGACGACTATATCGACCCGGACTTCACCGAGCATCTGGTCACCGCTGCCGAACAGAACCACGCCGACCTGGTCATCGCACCTTACAAGATGGTGATCCCCGCCGGGGCCACCAAGCCCGAACAGGTGCTGGAAAAGCTGCAGGACGACCTTGGCGTGATGCACGTCGCCCGCCCGCCGGAGGTGCGGGTGTACGGTTTTCTGCCCGAGGGCGTGTACGACAAGGACACCTTTGCCCGCCGCCTGATGGACAAGCCCGCCTCCTATTTCTACAGCGTGCTGTGGAACAAGCTCTACCGCCGCGAAATGCTGCTTGCGCACGACATCCGGTTCACCAGCGAGATGCGCTGGGCCGAAGATCTGGTGTTCAACATGCAGTACATCCAGTACGCCGCGGTGTTTGCTTCCATTGCACAGCCGGGCTACTACTATGTGCAGAATCCCCAGAGCATCTGCCACACCCAGATCAACCCCGCCACCCTCGTGCAGAATAAGATCCAGGTGTTCCGCTATTACAAGGACCTGTACACCCGTCTGGGCATGTACGAGCAGGTGCGCCCGCAGCTGTACAAATTCCTGGTGGATATCGCGGAGAGCACTTACCCTTCCGGCCCCTTCAAGGAGGTCATCGACGAGGCCAAGGCCTACTGGAAGGATGCCCGCGAGGACGTGCAGACCCGCACCGCCGAAGCGCGCGAGCGCTGGAACGGCATGCGGGAGGAGCTGCGGGAAACGGCGCAGGAACGCAGTGCCGAGTGGAAGGCCCGGCACGACAGCGACCCCAAAGAATAAGCAAAAACAACAAACGGGAAGCCGCAGGAGCTTGCACGCTCCGGCACGGCTTCCCGCTTTTTTATGCGATGTTCAGCGGCCGGGTGCTCAGCAGCCGATGGCGGCGCACTTCTTGGCCAGCCACTCGCGCTCCTCGTCGTTCAGGCGGGGTGCCAGCTTCTCGAACACCTGACGGTGGTAGTTGTTCAGCCAGTCCAGCTCGTCCTTGGTCAGCACACCGGGCACGATGGGAGAAGTGGCGATGGGCACGAACATGATCGGCTCAAAGCCCAGGAAGGTGCCGTACTGGTTGTCGGCCTTGTGCACGCACACCAGCTCGTTCTCGATGCGGATGCCCACCAGATCGGTCTCGTACACGCCGGGCTCGTCGGTCACGATCATGCCCGGGCGCATCAGGGTGGTGTTGCGGCCGTTCAGGGCGTGGGGGCCTTCGTGGACGTTGCCCACAAAGCTGACGCTGTGGCCGGTGCCGCAGCGGTAGTTGATCAGGTGCTGCCACAGCGGTTCACGGGCGATGGTGTCGATCATATGGCAGTCGCAGTAGTCCAGCCAGACCGCCTTGGCGATGTCGATGTGGCACTGCAGGGTCCAGGTGTAGAACTTGCGCTCGTCCTCGGTCAGCTCACCCAGCGGGTAGGTGCGGGTGATGTCGGTGGTGCCGTCCATGTAAGTGGCACCGCTGTCCACCAGCAAAAAGCCCTTGCGCTGGAGCTTTGCGTGGTCCTCCGGGGTGGCGTGGTAGTGCATCATGGCTGCGTTGCCGCCGTAGGCCGCAATGGTGCCAAAGCTCTCCACGATGAACTTATCCGTGGTGCTGCGGTACTTGTGCAGGATCTCGTCCACGGTCAGCTCGGTCAGCTCTTCGCCGGCTTCCAGACGCTTTTCCAGCTCGATCTGGAACCGCACCATGGCCACAGCGTCGCGCAGGTGGGCTTCCTTGTCGTGGGTCAGCTCCACTTCGTTCTTCACGCCCTTCATGGGCAGCAGCGGGTCGGCCAGGTCCTTCACGGTGAGGGCGGCGTTGTTCTCCAGCACCTGATACACGGCATAGTTCACGGTGGCGCTCTCTGCCAGCACGGTCTGGGGCTCGGTCTCAGCGGCCATGAAGTCCAGCACACTGTCGTACTCGGCCAGGGTCACACCGTTGGCTTCCAGTTCCGCCTTTGCCTCCGGGGTCACACGGGCGGTGTTGATGAACAGCACGGCGCGGTCCGGGGTGACATAGCAGTAGGCCATGGCGTAGGGGGTGCACTCGATGTCCATGGCGCGCAGGTTCAGCAGCCAGGCAAGGTTGTCCAGCTTGCCCACCAACTGGGCGGTGCAGCCAAACTCGGCCAGCTTTGCACGCAGCTGGCCCAGCTTTTCGGCGGGGGAGAAGCCTGCATATTCCTTAGGCAGGATCCAGGCCGGGGTAGCGGGCAGAGCCGGACGGCCCTCGGTCCACAGCTCATCCTCCAGGAACAGGGTCTTGATGGCAGCGTTCTTGGTTTCCAGCGCCTTCTTCACGCTGTTCACCAGCGCGCAGCTGGCGGTCAGACCGCACAGGCCCAGCTTGCCGCCCTCAGGCACCACCTTGGCGCAGTATTCCTCCACGGTGGGCACGCCCGGCTCACCCATCTTCATCAGCTGGATCTCGGTGCCTGCGATCTCCTTCTCGGCCTGCACAAAGTAACGACCGTCGGCCCAGACAGCACTCTCGGTCATGGTGACCACAAAGTTGGAGTTTTCACCATGGAAGCCGGAGAAGTAGGTCAGGGAGGTGTAGTGGTCGGGCAGGTACTCGCTGGAGTGGGGGTCGCCCACCGGGATCAGGTACACGTCCACACCGTTTGCCTGCATGGCGGCACGCAGGGCGGCCAGCCGTTCGGGAACTGTATTCATGCTCATAGAAAAGCCTTCTTTCTCATATTTGCCGGAAGAACGTCCGGCGGCGGTGGTTTGCTACTGCATATTGTAGCATTCCGGCGCAAAGAATGCAATGCGGGAGTGTCGGCTGTTCCGGACGCAAACACGGTTGCCGTGCTGTCAACAGCCGCCGCAGTGTCGCCTGCATCCTGCGGGGGCGGACCGCCTGCCGGTCGTTGACCGTCCGTTGGCGGGGTCTTGCCGTCCGGGGGCGTCCGTCCCTCTGCCGGAGCCTGCCCCTTGCCGAATCGCTGCCCGCCGGGGCCGCCGGTTCCCCTTATTTGTCGTCCAAAACGCGAAAACGCAACCAAATTGCAAAAAATGTTACAATTTTTTCTTGAAAAAGGCCGTTTTCCCATTGACAGGCTTGC contains:
- a CDS encoding aminopeptidase P family N-terminal domain-containing protein; translated protein: MSMNTVPERLAALRAAMQANGVDVYLIPVGDPHSSEYLPDHYTSLTYFSGFHGENSNFVVTMTESAVWADGRYFVQAEKEIAGTEIQLMKMGEPGVPTVEEYCAKVVPEGGKLGLCGLTASCALVNSVKKALETKNAAIKTLFLEDELWTEGRPALPATPAWILPKEYAGFSPAEKLGQLRAKLAEFGCTAQLVGKLDNLAWLLNLRAMDIECTPYAMAYCYVTPDRAVLFINTARVTPEAKAELEANGVTLAEYDSVLDFMAAETEPQTVLAESATVNYAVYQVLENNAALTVKDLADPLLPMKGVKNEVELTHDKEAHLRDAVAMVRFQIELEKRLEAGEELTELTVDEILHKYRSTTDKFIVESFGTIAAYGGNAAMMHYHATPEDHAKLQRKGFLLVDSGATYMDGTTDITRTYPLGELTEDERKFYTWTLQCHIDIAKAVWLDYCDCHMIDTIAREPLWQHLINYRCGTGHSVSFVGNVHEGPHALNGRNTTLMRPGMIVTDEPGVYETDLVGIRIENELVCVHKADNQYGTFLGFEPIMFVPIATSPIVPGVLTKDELDWLNNYHRQVFEKLAPRLNDEEREWLAKKCAAIGC
- a CDS encoding LytTR family DNA-binding domain-containing protein gives rise to the protein MIFHIAVCSPDAGLRSGLERQCMEFFARRADACIVEHLPDTDALLRKDGEGVRYDLYLLELSGSATPVGLAAAGELRRRGRRAPLAFVARTTAHAYSAYKVDALQYLLLPVRQRELSALLARATEPEYGPSVTVNTAEGLRALPYAGIEYLECTHHIVHFHLTSGEDVPTLSLRVPFSAVAQPLLADGRFLQPHRSYVVNLAEADLLSAGELRMRSGARISIPRGREGAVRDAFQQWVQQQKYSLK
- a CDS encoding glycosyltransferase encodes the protein MSKPLVSIILPVYNAQNHIARCLESICAQSWQNIEVIVLNDGSKDQSLPVCEAFRAKDERIVLVDKANSGVSDTRNLGLKLASGKYVQFVDSDDYIDPDFTEHLVTAAEQNHADLVIAPYKMVIPAGATKPEQVLEKLQDDLGVMHVARPPEVRVYGFLPEGVYDKDTFARRLMDKPASYFYSVLWNKLYRREMLLAHDIRFTSEMRWAEDLVFNMQYIQYAAVFASIAQPGYYYVQNPQSICHTQINPATLVQNKIQVFRYYKDLYTRLGMYEQVRPQLYKFLVDIAESTYPSGPFKEVIDEAKAYWKDAREDVQTRTAEARERWNGMREELRETAQERSAEWKARHDSDPKE